In Acidobacteriota bacterium, a genomic segment contains:
- a CDS encoding S9 family peptidase, with protein MRDFRPRGRHLTVVVLGLLLAGLTAGAFAAPAALSPGDMCRLRSVTEARISPDGKWIAAVVSRQREAGDAPGGNYAELHVWSVETGQARPFITGQVAVSAPEWSPDGRLIAFLLKRGDDAKTQIWTIPADGGEAAPATQSATDVLAFRWHPDGSRLAYVAQPSPTAREQELEKKGYNFIYFEENLKPRALHLVGLPAGGVFPEPVLLVGDLSVWDFCFSPDGARIALAATERNLVDHMYMFQKIYRLELADRALTPWVDPDGKLGRLAFSPDGAKLAYTAAAERKDHAESQVYVVAQGGRTPRNLTPPDFAGHVAWAGWQDADTVLYLAGEGVSQTLSAVAWRGGERRLLLDGAACGLVFGAPHAARDGRVMAMTGHAAAHPTELFVWTGTGEPRRLSWSNPWLPERTLGRQEVIRYAARDGRSIEGLLVHPTAEEPSRKPPLVVVVHGGPEAHYANGWLTRYSEPVQVLAGMGYLVFLPNYRASTGYGVAFAAEGYGDPAGKEFDDIADGIDHLVCAGMADAGRVGLIGGSYGGYAAAWFASYYTRYVRAVCMFVGISDLVSKRGTTDIPYEELQVHSGKPLEQMWELALQRSPLYHAAKSRTAVLIIGGAQDTRVHPSQSLEFYRQLKMTGHPAVRLVQYPGEGHGNRKQPGRIDTLLRQLDWLDWYVRDLKPLDGPLPPLDLSDRYGLTLPDR; from the coding sequence ATGAGGGATTTCCGACCCCGCGGCCGGCATCTGACCGTCGTCGTGCTCGGCCTGCTCCTGGCCGGCTTGACCGCCGGCGCGTTCGCCGCGCCAGCGGCCCTGTCACCCGGCGACATGTGCCGCCTCCGGTCCGTGACCGAAGCCCGGATCAGTCCCGACGGAAAGTGGATCGCCGCGGTGGTCAGCCGCCAGCGGGAAGCCGGCGACGCGCCCGGCGGCAACTATGCCGAGTTGCATGTCTGGTCCGTGGAGACGGGTCAGGCGCGCCCCTTCATCACCGGGCAGGTGGCGGTCAGCGCGCCGGAGTGGTCGCCCGACGGCCGCCTCATTGCGTTTCTGCTCAAACGTGGTGACGATGCCAAGACACAGATCTGGACGATTCCCGCCGACGGGGGCGAGGCCGCGCCGGCGACGCAGTCTGCGACCGACGTCCTCGCCTTCCGCTGGCATCCGGACGGCTCCCGGCTGGCCTACGTCGCCCAGCCGTCGCCGACGGCCCGCGAGCAGGAGCTGGAGAAGAAAGGTTACAACTTCATCTATTTCGAGGAGAACCTGAAGCCGCGCGCCCTTCACCTCGTCGGCCTGCCCGCGGGCGGGGTGTTCCCGGAACCCGTCCTCCTGGTCGGCGACCTCAGCGTCTGGGATTTCTGCTTCAGCCCGGACGGCGCACGAATCGCCCTGGCGGCCACCGAGCGCAATCTGGTGGATCACATGTACATGTTCCAAAAGATCTACCGGCTCGAGCTGGCCGACCGCGCGCTGACCCCGTGGGTGGATCCCGACGGCAAACTGGGCCGGCTGGCCTTCAGCCCCGACGGCGCCAAACTGGCGTACACCGCGGCGGCCGAGCGCAAGGACCATGCCGAGAGCCAGGTGTACGTGGTGGCGCAGGGCGGGCGCACGCCGCGCAACCTCACCCCGCCCGACTTCGCCGGACATGTGGCGTGGGCGGGTTGGCAGGATGCGGACACCGTGCTCTACCTCGCCGGCGAGGGCGTCAGCCAAACGTTGAGCGCCGTCGCCTGGCGCGGCGGTGAGCGCCGGCTGCTCCTGGACGGCGCGGCGTGTGGTCTGGTGTTCGGCGCACCGCATGCCGCGCGGGATGGGCGGGTGATGGCGATGACCGGCCACGCCGCCGCGCATCCGACTGAGCTCTTCGTCTGGACCGGCACCGGTGAACCGCGCCGCCTGTCATGGTCCAATCCCTGGCTGCCGGAGCGCACCCTGGGCCGGCAGGAGGTCATTCGCTACGCCGCCCGCGACGGACGCTCCATTGAAGGATTGTTGGTCCATCCGACCGCGGAGGAGCCGAGCCGGAAGCCGCCGCTGGTGGTGGTCGTCCACGGCGGCCCCGAGGCGCATTATGCCAACGGCTGGCTCACCCGATACTCCGAACCGGTGCAGGTCCTGGCCGGCATGGGCTACCTGGTCTTCCTGCCCAACTACCGGGCCAGCACCGGCTACGGTGTCGCCTTCGCCGCCGAGGGGTACGGCGACCCGGCAGGCAAGGAGTTTGACGACATCGCCGACGGCATCGACCACCTCGTCTGCGCCGGGATGGCCGACGCCGGCCGCGTGGGCCTGATCGGCGGCTCCTACGGCGGCTACGCCGCGGCGTGGTTCGCCAGCTACTACACCCGCTACGTCCGGGCGGTGTGCATGTTCGTCGGCATCAGCGACCTGGTCAGCAAGCGCGGCACCACCGACATCCCGTACGAGGAACTCCAGGTCCACTCCGGCAAACCGCTGGAGCAGATGTGGGAGTTGGCGCTGCAGCGCAGCCCCCTGTATCACGCCGCCAAGAGCCGCACCGCCGTTCTCATCATCGGCGGCGCCCAGGACACCCGGGTCCACCCGAGCCAGAGCCTCGAGTTCTACCGCCAGCTCAAGATGACCGGCCATCCGGCAGTCCGCCTGGTGCAGTACCCTGGCGAAGGGCACGGCAACCGGAAACAGCCCGGCCGCATCGACACGCTCCTTCGCCAGCTCGACTGGCTGGACTGGTACGTGCGCGACCTCAAGCCGCTGGACGGGCCGCTGCCGCCGCTGGATCTGAGCGACCGGTACGGTTTGACCCTGCCGGACCGTTGA